The genomic interval GTCAATTGCGGAGATCAGATCACCAACAACTATTACTCGCCGGATCCGAATGTCGGGATTACGGGACGAATCAGTCCGATCGATACCGGAGTTGTGACCGTCTTCGGGATCGCAACCGTCACTATCGACATCAACATAGATGGGTTCTTCAGTTTCGTTGATCTGCCTGAAGGAACGTATCATGTAGTTGTCTCTCCCGATCACTATTCCCGGCGAGAGATATTTGACGTTGCTGTGTGCTCGCACAGCGTAGAGAACCTTGGAGAGCTTGCCCTCTCGGACTATCCGTATCCGATTTACCAAACAATACCGGCCGATGGTGATGATTCTGTCCTTGTTCCTTTGTCCAGCCGGGGCCAGTCACTTACGATCTACGCCGACGAAGCGATCGACATGGAGGATCTTGCTGCAGAATGCGAGATACATCCAACGCTTGACGGCACCTGGCTGGAAACTCCGGCGAGATCGGGTAAGGAAAGCATATACCGCTTCTTACCTAATGACAGAATGCAGCCGGGAACAGAATACACGGTAGTAATCGATGCGTCTGTCAGGACCGTCGAGGGTGTGCCACTTGGATCTGACATGCAGTTCAGCTTCACCACTGAGCCTCTCAGTGTTAGTGTCGATCTGCCATCGACGAGCAGACTCGGAGGCATCCCTATCAGGGAATTCTATCCCATATTGTCGTTCAATGGCTATGTTGATCCTGACTCTCTTGAGGCGGCCGTTCAGTATGAGCCGGAGATCCCAGGTATGTGGTATCCGATCAGCAGCAGCGAATCCCAGGACGAGGATGGCGGGACATTTAGTCGCTTCACGTTCTTCCCAACGGACTTGCCACTCGATCCGCAGACCGACTATGTTATAACGATAGATGCCGAGACTGGATTGGCCGGCGGAGTCAGCTTGCCGGAGCCATGCACATTGGGATTCACGACAGAGCGGCTTGGTGTAGTCTCGGCCTATCCTCCAGATGGACAGCCTAATGTATATTCATATGTCGACATAAGGCTGATGTTTAACACAGAGATGGATAGCTCCACGACTACGGCAGCATTTACACTTTCGGAGTTGGACGGTGAAGACGTGCATGGCACCTTTTCATGGTCCGGTAATTACGGCGCATCCACTATGTACTTCGATCCATCGGACGAATTGACGTCGGGGGCCATATACAAGATATCTCTCAGTAGCGCTGCCCAGACTGCTTCAGGAGGGAATCTGACAGAAGAGTTCGTGTCACTGTTCGGCGTGCGCTAGAGATTGATTGAAAGGTCAGTGCGGCAGCAGCCCGCCGAGGCGCTTCGATTTTCTCATTGCGTCACGGCTGAATGACGCATAATATCAGCAGTATGAATTCCGAATCTGTCTTGATCATCATACCGGCATTCAATACTGCGGATTCTATTTGCACACTGATCGGACAAGTGCTTGACCACGCTTCGCCCGATAATATTCTTGTCATTGATGATGGATCTGCGGATGAAACAGCCCGACTGGCTGAACAGACAGGGGTTAGGATTATCTCTCACGACGTCAATCTCGGCAAGGGCGCAGCTCTCAAGACAGGCTTCAGAGTAGCCTTGGATGAGAAATATAGGTATGTTCTGACAATGGATGCCGATCTGCAGCACCCGGCGAAGTGTGTACCCGATTTTCTGGAAGTCGCGGCGTCGGGTTGCTATGATATGGTGAT from Candidatus Zixiibacteriota bacterium carries:
- a CDS encoding Ig-like domain-containing protein, which translates into the protein MRSILVVLLSVLLLTVNCGDQITNNYYSPDPNVGITGRISPIDTGVVTVFGIATVTIDINIDGFFSFVDLPEGTYHVVVSPDHYSRREIFDVAVCSHSVENLGELALSDYPYPIYQTIPADGDDSVLVPLSSRGQSLTIYADEAIDMEDLAAECEIHPTLDGTWLETPARSGKESIYRFLPNDRMQPGTEYTVVIDASVRTVEGVPLGSDMQFSFTTEPLSVSVDLPSTSRLGGIPIREFYPILSFNGYVDPDSLEAAVQYEPEIPGMWYPISSSESQDEDGGTFSRFTFFPTDLPLDPQTDYVITIDAETGLAGGVSLPEPCTLGFTTERLGVVSAYPPDGQPNVYSYVDIRLMFNTEMDSSTTTAAFTLSELDGEDVHGTFSWSGNYGASTMYFDPSDELTSGAIYKISLSSAAQTASGGNLTEEFVSLFGVR
- a CDS encoding glycosyltransferase family 2 protein; the protein is MNSESVLIIIPAFNTADSICTLIGQVLDHASPDNILVIDDGSADETARLAEQTGVRIISHDVNLGKGAALKTGFRVALDEKYRYVLTMDADLQHPAKCVPDFLEVAASGCYDMVIGVRDRSEKMPPHRAFANFTTSILISLLTGVLIKDSQSGFRLISTRLIRSVSLRGERYDLESEMLLKAGLARFSIGEIAIPTVYDGSASSINPVVDGLRFLKLLRESLFW